Within Colletotrichum destructivum chromosome 11, complete sequence, the genomic segment TGAGACATTCATACAGACCGAGCGGATCATAGAGACTAAGGCAGAGATTGATGCTCAGTGCGTCAGTCTGTTCGTTAGTGCCACAACAGGCACAATAAAACAAAGAGCTTGATTTACAATCGTTTGCTCAGGGTTCCAAGACTAGGCCTGTGTTGCCGCCAGAATTAGAATCTAGCCTATCGAGTGCCAACACACTACATTATTTGCCAACACGCTTAATAATCCACCTTAGTGTCACAACCCAACAAGCTACAAGAGCTGTAAGCTCCCACTGCTCTCAAGGAttctgatgatgatgctaATAGCACATGGAAGCAGATTCTATGTTCCGGCTTACTAGAGATATGGGTAATTATGTGAATGGGCGATAGTAAAAAATAGACACCTATCTGTCTTATCTTGGGCGTACTGAACTCTGCGTATGCGTTCATTCTCTACGTGCCTTTTTCTACATCAATCAAAAGGGTTTTTGTCTTACGCCAGGAACTTTCTTGCCTTGGAAAGCATGGTAGATGTTGTTTAGAATGGTCTGCACGCTAGTAGCTGCCTCTGATAGCGCATCGCCGTCCGGCAGTCCTGGTTGGACCACTCAGATCTTGGCCTGCAACCACAGGTGCTTGTACAATCAAGAGGGACCTTCTCATCTCCCAGAAACGAAAAAGCACCCTATTATTCAAAACCAATCGCCATCATCCACAATCTTTTCCCCTCGTGCTGCGTAATCTAGAAGCTCTGAAACCGTCCATGGCGCAAAGGTATGCCCTGGTGGCGTGTTTGAATTGTGGAATGGTGTTCCGGTGATAATGTGACTAACGCACTTCGTGTACATGTCGTAAGCATACCTCTCTGGGTCGTGCCTGGAGACCCAGTCACCAATCTGCTTATTGACTGAAGAGGGATTCCTGGCTACAGCATCCCAGTCAGTATTATGGAAAGTTTCCCTGTTTTTGAAGCCCATCTTCTGAGCACATGTCACACGCTCAAACCTTCAAACAGGTTAGCCACTAATAGCTTGATGAGCACATGACGAACTGACCTGAGCTTGTTTTGAACCCTCAGTGCCAACGGCGCGTTGTTCTTCCCTCCCAGATGAAGCAGAGCTGCAAGAGAAAACGCATCCTCAAGTGCCATCGTAGCACCGCTCGCCGACGTGGGTAGGAACGTGTGGGCTGCGTCGCCAACCTGGACAACTCGTGCTTTGGGAGAAACCCACGTTTCCCGAGGATTGCGCCACATTAGCTTGAAGTCCACTACCCTGTCTTTCGGGGTTGTCTTGATAAGTTCCTTGAACCATGGCGCCCAGCCCTCCACATAAGGAAGCGCGTCCATAGGATCGGCAGGTCTGGCCCAGTCTTCTGCAGCATTGCCATCGTCCTAAGCACAGAGATTAGTTCAATAGATGCTCAACTGTGTTTTCTGTTCTAATAAGTGTCAACTACCTTGTGTGTGAGCATCCAGATCATATCTTTGGGCGTTTTCCCCATTACCATATGAGCTCCAGGGCCGAAGTACAGCCGACTCTCTGACTCAACGCCTGCGAAGGCCTCGGCAATCAACGGGTTCTGCATGGCCAACTCAACCGGAAAGGTGCTCCTGAACATGGCGAAGCTTGAGCTTATGGGCTCTTCCTTAGTGCCAGCTATCAATCGCCATGATCTTGAGCCGATCCCgtcagcggcgacgacgacatctgCAGTGAGGTGCTCTCCGCTCTCAAGTATGACGCCACCCTGGCTGTCAGTCTCAAAATAATCCACTGCCTTGGCTGAGTTGCGAATGGAAACACCGATTCGTAACGCATACTGATGCAGCAGGCGATGAAATTCAGCTCGGCTCATTCCAAGACCTTCTCCCAACTTTCCAATAAGTGAGCCATCATACTTGTATGCCATGTAAGATTTCGGGAAAGGCGTTTCGTAACATGCTTCAAGAAACCCAGGCCAGTGTTTCATTGAATGCAAAGCAGAGTCCAGGATGCCGATAATATCACCTAAGCCTGATTTTTAGCTGAGTTGCAGCTGAGTTGTTGTAGTGGTGCCTAGTACCGTAATCTTCGAAGTTGGGTCGCCGATCAATGATGCGAACATTATGACCCTTTCGATATCCTTCAATTGCAAAGCCCAAACCAGCGATTCCACCCCCGACTACTAAAATAGATAGTCCAGATGAAGTTTCGCGCTGCATGGGCTCCGCGCTGTCGAATCTGTTTTGGAGTGTGCTCATCATGTCTGTGTCCCGATTTGAGGGGGCGGATTCCCGGTGATGAAAGTTGGGTTTGGATATCTTGTGTAAGATAAATAGGCTTGTTTTAGTGATTACGACAGGATGCCAATAAGCTACTCAAAGCCGCTTATATACAACTTTTGCGACCCTATGGATCTATGGAACTTGACACCAGCGTTCACGGACAATTCGGGGGTGTTGTGGTGCCGAAGCGACAGAAAACTTAGGGTCGGCCCTGGTTCGGGACCGAATGACGATGATTAAACCAAGTTGCGAAGGCCTGGTTTCGGTTGGGCGGTGGTAACTGCCCGCATGCTGGACAAGAATTGGTGGTGCAGGGTTTGTACATCAGGTAGGTCAGAAGACTTTAACTCAAACTGATGTGGTATCAAGATGGCTATTACATTTATTTCCACACAATGAACATCACAGTATGTAGTTCATGCTTACAGCTAGGTGTATGTTCTATTCAAGGCCCAAGTTCGAGTTCTTGTTTTGTATCTAACGCAACTGTAGTTTTCGCGACAGTGAATTTGCTGTCTGAAATACTCATCGACATCCTAGTCTATCAATACTGTCTAGATCAGAACCGCTAATAGGTTGCAGGACCTTTGATTCTTAGATTTACAACGGTGATGCATGGGCGGTGGCGCCTCATTACTAAGCGGAAGAAGGTTCGGATCCCGGGTTTGCAACGCAAGGGTCCAGAAAGTGGACATGCTAGAATGTCCCGTCTTTGATTTTGGAGTCTAAAAACGGATGTTCTCCATGGACTGGACCCCAAATTCCCCTGGTGGCCGAACTCGCCAAACCCCCACACGCTGGACGCGCGATATCGACCGTGTTGGGATGAGTGTTGTTTTTTCAACCTTCTGGATCGGTGGATCCATCGCCTCGGAGAATTTTCAGGGGTATGGCAGTTTTTTCGAAGAAGGTACAAAAAGGGCTTTGGTACGAGCCACCCCACAAACACGGAAACAT encodes:
- a CDS encoding Putative FAD-binding domain, FAD/NAD(P)-binding domain superfamily; translated protein: MMSTLQNRFDSAEPMQRETSSGLSILVVGGGIAGLGFAIEGYRKGHNVRIIDRRPNFEDYGDIIGILDSALHSMKHWPGFLEACYETPFPKSYMAYKYDGSLIGKLGEGLGMSRAEFHRLLHQYALRIGVSIRNSAKAVDYFETDSQGGVILESGEHLTADVVVAADGIGSRSWRLIAGTKEEPISSSFAMFRSTFPVELAMQNPLIAEAFAGVESESRLYFGPGAHMVMGKTPKDMIWMLTHKDDGNAAEDWARPADPMDALPYVEGWAPWFKELIKTTPKDRVVDFKLMWRNPRETWVSPKARVVQVGDAAHTFLPTSASGATMALEDAFSLAALLHLGGKNNAPLALRVQNKLRFERVTCAQKMGFKNRETFHNTDWDAVARNPSSVNKQIGDWVSRHDPERYAYDMYTKCVSHIITGTPFHNSNTPPGHTFAPWTVSELLDYAARGEKIVDDGDWF